The genomic interval ACAATGTAATGATTCATACTCATTAGTTGTAATAGCTTTAAAACTTGCTGAAGTATTTGGAACAGATAGTGTAAATGAATTACCAATAAGCTACAACATAGCATGGTATGAACAAAAAGCTGTAATAGTATTATTATCATTATTACACTTAGGTGTTAAAAACATTCACTTAGGACCAACTTTACCAGCATTCTTATCACCAAACGTAGCTAAAGTTTTAGTTGAGAACTTTGGAATTGGTGGAATTACAAATGTAGAAGATGATATGAAAATGTTCTTAGGAGAATAATAGTAAATAATATATAGAATTTGGATATATTATTAATTATATAAATGAAGACTAACACAGCTGTGTTAGTCTTTATTTATATTGTTTGAATTATTAATTGAGTTATTTGATTGAGCTCTTAAATTATCAAAATAGGAAAAGCTAGCAGAGTATACAACTATGTTAGAACCTAAGGCAATAAGAAAATCACCTAAAACATTGAGTTCATCAGCATTATATCTAGTAGAGTAATCTTTTGCTATTAAAATACAAAGAAGATTCAGTTGGTCAGGAGGTAAGTTAAATAGTTCCATAAAATTAACTCCTAATTTAATATATATAATCAGTATATAAAAAAACTCCCTTATTGATATTAATAAGGGAGTTTAATTTATAATTTAAAGCTATATTTGTGTAGCGTGAAGTACAAAATATACTAAAAAGATTGCTGATATAACGTACATAGGGATAGATACATCTTTATACTTCTTTGTTGCTAACTTACAAATAGGATAAGCTATAAATCCAAAAGCAATACCATCAACTATACTAAATGTTAAAGGTATTATAGTTAAAGTAAGGAATGCTGGGAATGATTCAGTGAAGTCTTCAAAGTTTATTGAAACTATATTTTGAATCATTAAGCCTCCAATTATTATTAAGACTGGAGCTATTGCTGAGTTTGGAATAAGTGATATAACTGGTATAAAGAAGATTGATATTAAAAATAAAAATCCTGTAAATATAGAAGTTAATCCTGTTTTACCACCTGCTGCTATTCCTGCACTACCTTCTACAGTTGAAACTGAAGGACTAGTACCACAGATACCACAAATTATAGTAGTAAAGGCAACAGCGTTAAGAGCTCTTTGTCTTTTACTTGGTTGTTTTAACATACCATCAATTTGTCCATGAAGTAAACCAATGTTTTCAAATACTAGGACTAAAGTTAGTGAGAAGGTTGCAATCCAAAATGAAATTGAAGTTATTCCACTAAAATTAGCTGATAAGAAAACTTGTTTATATTCACTGAAATTAGGTAATGAGAATTGAAAATTTGATAAATCAACAATTCCAAATAACATTGATATAATTGTTCCAGATAAAATTCCTATTAAGAATGAACCTGGTACATCTTTTATAAATAAAACTAGCATTAGTATCATAGTTATGAAGAATACTATAACTTCTTTAGATGAAATATCACCTAATTTAACAAGTGTTGAGGCATCTCCTACTATTAAGCCAGCCTTTTGTAATCCTAAGAAAGTAATAAAAATACCAATTCCAACTGTTATTGCTTCTTTTAATGAGGTTGGTATTGAACTAGTTAACATATCTGCTAAAGGTGTAACCGCTACCACAATAAACAAAATACCAGCTACTATAACAGCTGCTAAAGCTTGTTGGAATGTAAGTCCCATAGTATTTACTATGGTATAAGTAAATAGTGCATTAATACCCATACCAGGCATTATAATAAGAGGAGCATTACTTAAAAGTGCAACTAGTACACATCCAATTAATGATGCTAATACTGTAGCTATTATAAGTGGTTCCATAGATACTCCACCATCACTAAGTATGCTAGCATTTACTACAATTATATAAACTGCAGCAAAAAATGAGGTAAGACCAGCAAGTAATTCTGTTCTTATATTTGTTTCATGTTCTTTAAGTTTAAAAAAGTTATTCATCCTTTCTCCTTTTCAAAAATATCTCCCTCACCCTCCCACATCTATTGATGCAAATGTTATTATATCATATGTTAAACGTTTAATAAAGGTTTTTTAAATAAAGGTTTACAGAAAAAAACTTGACATATTAGCAAAAAACATAATAAATGTTTTATTAAGGATTTATTTATAAGAAGGGAATTTTTATGAAAAAAACAGTTTTAATAACAGGGGCTACTAGTGGAATTGGATATGAATTTTCAAAAATATTTATGGAAAATCATTATAATGTAATATTGGTAGGAAGAAATTTAGAAAAATTAATAGAGTTAGAAGAGTTTTCAAAGAAAAAATATGTAAGTGCTTACATATATAAAGTTGATTTTAGTTTAAGTGAAGACATAGATATCTTATATGAGAAAATTAAAACTGAGGTAGGAAGAGTAGATATATTAATAAATAATGCTGGTATAGGATTAAATGGAGAATTTAATGAAATAGATTGGCAAAAGCAATTAGATATAATCAATGTAAATATTATAAGTTTAACCAAATTAACTAAGCTTATTTTAAAAGATATGCTAGATCAAAAGGAAGGGAGAATTTTAAATGTTGCTTCTACTGGAGCATATCAACCAGGCCCATTAATATCAGTTTATTACGCTAGTAAAGCATATGTTTTATCATTTTCTCAGGCATTAAGAGAAGAAGTTAAGGATAAAGGAATTAATGTGGTTACCCTTTGCCCGGGAGCTACTAAGACGAACTTTTCTAAGAGAGCTGGAAAGGGAGATTTAGATGTAGCAATGAGTGCCAAAGAAGTGGCTGAATATGGTTATAAGGCTTTGATGAACAATAAGGCAATATGTATTCCTGGGATTATGAATAAGGTATTAGTATTTTTATCTAAAGTGTCTCCCACGACTTTAAATGCAAAGATAGTAAAGAAAATACAAAATAAAGCTATAAGTAAAAAATAATTGAGAATAATAAGCTTATAAATAATTAAATTTAAAATAAAGTTTTTAAGGAGGAAATTATTTATGAGTAATGAAAAATTATTCCCAACAACATTTCCAGTTCAAAATCAAAGTATTCATCCTGGAGTAGAGGATGAAATGAATCCACTACCAATATATGATTTACCACAGTATATAAATGATGGAAAAAGACTTAAGAATAAGGTAGCCATAATAACAGGTGGAGACAGTGGAATAGGAAGAGCTGTAGCCTTAGCTTATGCAAGAGAAGGGGCTAAAGTTTGTATAATATATCTATCAGATGAAGAGGATAAGGATGCTAATAAGACTAAGGAACTTATAGAAAGTGCTGGTTCTGAGGCTTTAGTTATAAAAGGAAATATTTCTGATATTAATTTCTGCACTTCAAGTGTAAAGAAGGTCATTGAAAAGTGGGGAAAACTTGATATATTAGTTAACAATGCGGCAGTTCAACATGATTCTAAAACTTTAGATGATATTGGACCAGAGCAAATAGAAAATACTTTTAAAATAAATGTTTTTGGAACTTTCTATATGACAAAGGCAGCAGTTAAATACATGGAATGTGGAAGTTCAATAATAAATACCACTTCTATTACAGCTTATAGAGGAAATGAGATACTTTTTGATTATTCATGTACTAAGGGTGCTTTAACCACAATGACAAGAACCTTAGCAACGATGCTAGTTAAGAATGGAATTAGAGTTAATGCTGTGGCACCAGGACCTATATGGACACCTCTTATACCATCTTCAATGAATAAAAAGAAAGTTTCTGAATTTGGAGTTAATTCACCTATGGGAAGAGCAGGGCAACCAGTAGAGCTTGCTGGAGCTTATGTTTTCTTAGCTTGTAATGAAGCATCATACATATCAGGTATAACAATACACGTAAATGGTGGAGAAATTATAAATGGGTAGTTTCATGATTTAACGTATTAGAATATAATATACTTATGATTTAATGGAAAAATAATTTTTATAAATAAAAAGGGGGAAACCTACAAATGAGAAAAGCATTAAAAGATAGTAAAAGAATAGTTGTTAAGGTTGGAACTTCTACATTAACTTATGAAAATGGAAGTGTAAACTTAATGAGAATAGAAAAATTATCTAGAGTAATTTCAGATATATGTAATATGGGAAAAGAAGTTGTTCTTGTTTCATCAGGAGCAATTGGAGTTGGAGTTGGAAAACTTAGACTTGAGAAAAAACCAGAGACTATAAGAGAAAAGCAAGCTGTAGCTGCTGTTGGACAGTGTGCTTTAATGCATATATATAATAAATTTTTCGGAGAATATAGTCATGTTGTGGCACAAGTTCTTTTAACTAGAGATGTACTAGAAAATGAAAGAATGAAAAATAACGTATGTAATACATTTGATACTTTATTAGAAAAAGGAATTATACCTATAGTTAATGAGAATGATGCTATATCAATAGATGAGATACAAAACATATTAAACTTTGGAGATAATGATAATCTTTCAGCTATAGTTTCTACTTTAGTAAATGCAGATACTTTAATAATATTATCTGATATAGATGGTTTCTACGATTCAGATCCAAGAACTAATGAGGATAGTAAGATGCTTAAAGAAGTTTATGAAATAACTCCTGAAATAGAAGAATGTGCAGGGGGAGCTGGAAGTAATAGAGGAACAGGCGGAATGGTAACTAAGCTTTCAGCAGCTAAGGTAGCAACAAGTAATGGAATAGATATGATTTTAGCTAATGGAGAAAAT from Clostridium perfringens carries:
- a CDS encoding NCS2 family permease; its protein translation is MNNFFKLKEHETNIRTELLAGLTSFFAAVYIIVVNASILSDGGVSMEPLIIATVLASLIGCVLVALLSNAPLIIMPGMGINALFTYTIVNTMGLTFQQALAAVIVAGILFIVVAVTPLADMLTSSIPTSLKEAITVGIGIFITFLGLQKAGLIVGDASTLVKLGDISSKEVIVFFITMILMLVLFIKDVPGSFLIGILSGTIISMLFGIVDLSNFQFSLPNFSEYKQVFLSANFSGITSISFWIATFSLTLVLVFENIGLLHGQIDGMLKQPSKRQRALNAVAFTTIICGICGTSPSVSTVEGSAGIAAGGKTGLTSIFTGFLFLISIFFIPVISLIPNSAIAPVLIIIGGLMIQNIVSINFEDFTESFPAFLTLTIIPLTFSIVDGIAFGFIAYPICKLATKKYKDVSIPMYVISAIFLVYFVLHATQI
- a CDS encoding SDR family NAD(P)-dependent oxidoreductase, whose product is MKKTVLITGATSGIGYEFSKIFMENHYNVILVGRNLEKLIELEEFSKKKYVSAYIYKVDFSLSEDIDILYEKIKTEVGRVDILINNAGIGLNGEFNEIDWQKQLDIINVNIISLTKLTKLILKDMLDQKEGRILNVASTGAYQPGPLISVYYASKAYVLSFSQALREEVKDKGINVVTLCPGATKTNFSKRAGKGDLDVAMSAKEVAEYGYKALMNNKAICIPGIMNKVLVFLSKVSPTTLNAKIVKKIQNKAISKK
- a CDS encoding SDR family oxidoreductase; translated protein: MSNEKLFPTTFPVQNQSIHPGVEDEMNPLPIYDLPQYINDGKRLKNKVAIITGGDSGIGRAVALAYAREGAKVCIIYLSDEEDKDANKTKELIESAGSEALVIKGNISDINFCTSSVKKVIEKWGKLDILVNNAAVQHDSKTLDDIGPEQIENTFKINVFGTFYMTKAAVKYMECGSSIINTTSITAYRGNEILFDYSCTKGALTTMTRTLATMLVKNGIRVNAVAPGPIWTPLIPSSMNKKKVSEFGVNSPMGRAGQPVELAGAYVFLACNEASYISGITIHVNGGEIING
- the proB gene encoding glutamate 5-kinase yields the protein MRKALKDSKRIVVKVGTSTLTYENGSVNLMRIEKLSRVISDICNMGKEVVLVSSGAIGVGVGKLRLEKKPETIREKQAVAAVGQCALMHIYNKFFGEYSHVVAQVLLTRDVLENERMKNNVCNTFDTLLEKGIIPIVNENDAISIDEIQNILNFGDNDNLSAIVSTLVNADTLIILSDIDGFYDSDPRTNEDSKMLKEVYEITPEIEECAGGAGSNRGTGGMVTKLSAAKVATSNGIDMILANGENPEILIDILNGEDIGTMFVAKKGE